ACCTGGACACACTCAAAGAGGCTATGCTAGCGGCGGCCAATGAGGCCGGGGCGACGGTGATGGCAGAGTCTTTCCACCGTTTCAACCCGCACGGTATAAGCGGTGTGGTAGTCGTCGCCGAGTCCCACCTCTTCATCCATACCTGGCCGGAATATGGCTACGCCGCCGCCGACATCTTCACCTGTGGCACTACGGTGCAACCGGAGAAGGCAGCAGAGGTGCTCATTGAGAAGCTCGGTGCCAGGAAGCACTCCATACAGGAGATTGCCAGAGGCACCAGAATCACCGAGCGTGTCAGGTCAGGATAGGAACCATGGATAGCGACCCCGATAAATGGTTCTGGGATAGAGTAGGTAAACACCTGATTCAACTGCACAGCATCGAAGCGGTGCTGTATACCGGGCAGACGAAGTTCCAGAATATCGAGATTATCCGTAGCGGTAATTTTGGCAGGTTCCTGGTGCTGGATAGCAAGATTCAGTCCAGTGACGCGGACGAGTTTATCTATCACGAGGCACTGGTCCAGCCGCCAATGATTGCCCATCCCGGTCCTGAGACGGTTTTCATTGCCGGGGGTGGTGAAGGAGCGACCCTCAGGGA
This genomic window from Dehalococcoidales bacterium contains:
- the speD gene encoding adenosylmethionine decarboxylase — its product is MNALGRHLLMELEDCNEEILNNLDTLKEAMLAAANEAGATVMAESFHRFNPHGISGVVVVAESHLFIHTWPEYGYAAADIFTCGTTVQPEKAAEVLIEKLGARKHSIQEIARGTRITERVRSG